The following are encoded in a window of Thermococcus sp. CX2 genomic DNA:
- a CDS encoding ribonuclease P protein component 4, with amino-acid sequence MSKKKFIRQREQREKKRIARERVNILFTLAERVFPYEPELANRYVEIALAVQQKAKIRMPKKWKRRYCKKCHSFLVPGVNARVRLRNKRMPHVVIKCLNCGHVMRYPYLKEQKKRRRMQAEEKDKKNV; translated from the coding sequence ATGTCGAAAAAGAAGTTCATACGCCAGAGAGAGCAGCGGGAGAAGAAGAGAATAGCAAGGGAGAGAGTGAATATTCTGTTCACGCTCGCCGAGCGCGTCTTTCCCTACGAGCCTGAATTAGCCAACCGCTACGTCGAAATAGCCCTCGCCGTTCAGCAGAAGGCCAAGATAAGGATGCCAAAGAAATGGAAGAGGCGCTACTGCAAGAAATGCCACTCGTTCCTCGTTCCCGGCGTGAACGCCAGGGTTAGGCTGAGGAACAAGCGGATGCCCCACGTGGTGATCAAGTGCCTCAACTGCGGGCATGTGATGAGGTATCCATACTTAAAGGAGCAGAAGAAGAGGCGCAGAATGCAAGCCGAGGAGAAAGATAAAAAGAATGTCTGA
- a CDS encoding cell wall-binding repeat-containing protein: protein MMVKKVLAILFGLLMVAMPVSFTGVSAATSNIVILVSDNAADKGIAEYLANVTGAVIVTTTWGVYDPNVTAEIMSYAPDEVIIIGGPDAVVEEYVTDLQELGISVERWGGENRYETNLIVMTQAPVKFGLKFNGSVMVAGNDSLAIQNAIRIAVQNRAIILYINKTTNITLLMERFQIRNMTMVHTHASEMTMELVRKQLKECNCTTNEVQVNVTKETVLQLMIQIRERLMAIEEIANATNTTQLMEQVRVMEMTMEKANQALQAGNYTYAYQLMLELQVQTQFSLKAANGEMRIAIKNSEKMALERELAKLEAQIKVMEKAGLDMAQLNQLMEQFKIAIKNGQYDVARQLMDQIKSMIQEAYKNNREAIRNVPKERPRRP, encoded by the coding sequence ATGATGGTAAAGAAAGTCCTGGCAATCCTGTTCGGGTTGCTTATGGTAGCAATGCCAGTGAGTTTTACCGGTGTCAGCGCGGCGACGAGCAACATAGTCATCCTTGTCAGCGATAATGCCGCGGACAAGGGCATAGCAGAATACCTCGCCAACGTGACCGGCGCGGTTATCGTGACGACCACATGGGGTGTCTACGATCCGAACGTTACCGCTGAGATTATGAGTTACGCTCCCGATGAGGTCATAATAATCGGCGGTCCGGACGCTGTAGTTGAAGAGTACGTTACAGACCTCCAAGAGCTCGGCATCTCGGTCGAACGCTGGGGTGGAGAGAACAGGTACGAGACCAACCTCATAGTCATGACCCAGGCCCCGGTCAAGTTTGGACTCAAGTTCAACGGAAGCGTTATGGTCGCTGGAAACGACAGCCTGGCAATTCAGAACGCCATCAGGATAGCAGTTCAGAACAGGGCCATAATACTCTATATTAACAAGACCACGAACATTACCCTGCTGATGGAGAGGTTCCAGATAAGGAACATGACTATGGTTCACACCCATGCCTCCGAAATGACCATGGAGCTGGTTAGGAAGCAGCTCAAGGAGTGCAACTGCACCACAAACGAAGTCCAGGTCAACGTTACCAAGGAGACCGTGCTTCAGCTGATGATTCAGATCAGGGAGAGGCTAATGGCGATCGAGGAAATAGCCAACGCCACCAATACAACCCAGCTCATGGAGCAGGTTCGCGTCATGGAGATGACCATGGAGAAGGCCAACCAGGCCCTTCAGGCCGGCAACTACACCTACGCCTACCAGCTCATGCTTGAGCTCCAAGTTCAGACCCAATTCAGCCTCAAGGCAGCGAACGGCGAGATGAGAATAGCGATAAAGAACAGCGAGAAGATGGCTCTCGAGAGGGAGCTGGCGAAGCTTGAGGCCCAGATAAAGGTTATGGAAAAAGCCGGTCTCGACATGGCCCAGCTTAACCAGCTCATGGAGCAGTTCAAAATCGCCATCAAGAACGGTCAGTACGACGTTGCCAGGCAGCTGATGGACCAGATAAAGAGCATGATTCAAGAAGCTTACAAGAACAACAGGGAGGCCATAAGAAACGTCCCGAAGGAGAGGCCTCGAAGGCCGTGA
- a CDS encoding cyclase family protein, with protein sequence MIIDLSISIGEDTPVYPGDPEVKVKPWARIERDGYYMNALRLGEHTGTHVDAPAHFIPGGKTVDEMPLEKFMGPGLVIDVRSGEGLVGLEEVPDSGFLGRVVLFLTGGRELSPEVALFLVAEGARAVGTDAMSIGDDAVHKILLSEEVPIFENLTNLELLVGKEFTFIAFPLKVRGGSGSPVRAVAIVK encoded by the coding sequence ATGATAATCGACCTCTCCATATCCATTGGTGAGGACACCCCTGTCTACCCTGGCGACCCTGAGGTGAAGGTAAAGCCCTGGGCGAGGATAGAGCGTGACGGCTACTACATGAACGCACTCCGTCTCGGGGAACACACGGGGACGCACGTCGATGCTCCGGCACACTTTATACCAGGAGGGAAAACAGTTGACGAGATGCCCCTTGAAAAGTTTATGGGCCCCGGCCTCGTTATCGATGTCCGAAGCGGTGAAGGACTAGTAGGGCTTGAAGAGGTGCCTGACTCCGGATTCCTGGGGAGGGTTGTTCTGTTCCTCACTGGAGGGAGGGAGCTATCACCAGAGGTTGCCCTGTTCCTTGTCGCGGAGGGAGCCAGAGCTGTTGGAACAGACGCCATGAGCATAGGGGATGATGCCGTGCACAAGATACTCCTCAGTGAGGAGGTACCAATCTTCGAGAACCTTACCAACCTCGAGCTTTTGGTGGGGAAAGAGTTCACATTCATAGCATTTCCACTGAAAGTTAGGGGAGGTTCGGGCAGTCCAGTCCGAGCAGTTGCTATAGTCAAATAA
- a CDS encoding adenosylhomocysteinase has translation MDCTKDYCVRDIRLAPSGEKKIDWVSRFMPVLQSIRKDFEEKKPFKGVKIAATLHLEMKTAFLLLTLKAGGAEVSAAASNPLSTQDDVVAALAKAGVKVYAVRGESREEYYENMHRALDIEPNIIIDDGADMISVVHRERTELIDNIWGASEETTTGVIRLRAMEKDGVLKFPIIAVNDSYTKYLFDNRYGTGQSTWDGIIRTTNLLVAGKNVVVVGYGWCGRGIAMRARGFGATVIVVEVDPIRALEARMDGFLVMPMTEAAKVGDIFITATGDINCIRREHFELMKDGVILANAGHFDVEISKPDLEALAVEINQPRPNITEYKMKDGRRLYLLAEGRLVNLAAADGHPAEIMDMSFALQAKAAEYIRNNHDKLEPKVYVLPREIDEMVARIKLKAMGIEIEQLTEEQRKYLESWEHGT, from the coding sequence ATGGACTGCACGAAGGACTACTGCGTTAGGGACATAAGGCTCGCCCCAAGCGGCGAGAAGAAGATCGACTGGGTGTCAAGATTCATGCCGGTTTTGCAGAGCATAAGGAAGGACTTCGAGGAGAAAAAGCCCTTCAAGGGGGTTAAGATAGCCGCCACGCTCCACCTCGAGATGAAGACCGCTTTTCTGCTTCTCACGCTGAAAGCTGGAGGAGCAGAGGTTTCTGCAGCAGCAAGCAACCCGCTGAGCACTCAGGATGACGTGGTTGCGGCTTTAGCTAAGGCGGGTGTTAAGGTTTACGCTGTAAGGGGCGAGAGCAGGGAGGAATACTACGAGAACATGCACAGGGCTTTGGATATAGAACCGAACATAATCATAGACGACGGTGCCGACATGATAAGCGTCGTCCACCGGGAGAGAACCGAGCTTATCGATAACATTTGGGGGGCGAGTGAAGAAACGACGACCGGCGTCATAAGGCTCCGCGCCATGGAGAAGGACGGGGTTTTGAAGTTCCCGATCATAGCGGTCAACGACAGCTATACCAAGTACCTCTTCGACAACCGCTACGGAACGGGCCAGTCGACGTGGGACGGCATAATAAGGACGACGAACCTTCTCGTTGCCGGCAAGAACGTCGTTGTCGTCGGCTACGGCTGGTGCGGGAGGGGAATAGCGATGCGCGCGAGGGGTTTTGGAGCGACCGTCATAGTCGTCGAGGTGGACCCAATAAGGGCATTGGAGGCCAGGATGGACGGCTTCTTAGTGATGCCTATGACTGAAGCGGCGAAGGTTGGAGACATCTTCATCACGGCAACCGGAGACATCAACTGCATAAGGAGAGAGCACTTCGAGCTCATGAAGGACGGCGTCATTTTGGCCAACGCGGGCCACTTCGACGTTGAGATAAGCAAGCCCGACCTAGAGGCATTAGCCGTTGAGATAAACCAGCCGAGGCCGAACATAACCGAGTACAAGATGAAAGACGGCAGAAGGCTCTATCTCCTCGCGGAGGGCAGACTCGTCAATCTGGCTGCAGCGGATGGTCATCCCGCCGAAATTATGGACATGAGCTTCGCGTTACAGGCGAAGGCGGCCGAGTACATCAGGAACAACCACGATAAGCTTGAGCCTAAAGTCTACGTGCTCCCGAGGGAGATAGACGAGATGGTGGCGAGGATAAAACTGAAAGCCATGGGCATTGAAATCGAGCAGCTCACCGAGGAGCAGAGGAAATATCTCGAGAGCTGGGAGCACGGGACATAA
- a CDS encoding caspase family protein: MKKLSAIFVVLVVLLSIPMVASVQQRHGIDYSKPLYAEDVKIGHKISVDYIPKAGGFRGGRGRGTSTTTAATGILGAPVEGEKYAIVIGIADYPGTSSDLQYTDDDAQLVYDTLINVYGFKPENIIFLLNMDASFYNIYDAVMELKSKVQPGDEAVFYFSGHGSTGRADDGDSEVIDEAIVTHDGNPDGSFILIWDGQLRAWFEDFPTDRIIFIFDSCYSGGMTDLAAEGRIVVMASGEREFSLESSEWGHGQFTYYFFLEGINEGYADVYDHDGDPATPDVTVEEAFDYTFANCEQQTPVIADGFTNDLLP, from the coding sequence ATGAAGAAACTTTCAGCTATATTTGTGGTGTTAGTAGTCCTACTGAGTATACCAATGGTCGCCTCTGTCCAGCAGAGGCACGGCATAGACTACTCCAAGCCCCTGTATGCAGAGGACGTGAAGATAGGACACAAGATAAGTGTGGACTACATTCCAAAGGCAGGAGGATTCCGCGGCGGAAGGGGCAGGGGAACGAGCACCACAACCGCGGCAACGGGTATTCTCGGGGCCCCAGTCGAAGGAGAGAAGTACGCAATAGTCATCGGGATAGCAGATTACCCAGGCACGTCGAGCGATCTGCAATACACCGATGATGATGCCCAGCTGGTTTATGACACGCTCATCAACGTCTATGGATTCAAGCCGGAGAACATAATCTTCCTCCTCAACATGGACGCGAGCTTCTACAACATATACGACGCGGTTATGGAGCTCAAATCGAAGGTTCAGCCGGGTGATGAGGCTGTCTTCTACTTCAGCGGGCACGGTTCAACCGGAAGGGCCGATGATGGAGACAGTGAGGTAATAGACGAGGCGATAGTCACCCACGACGGCAACCCGGATGGCAGCTTCATCCTTATATGGGACGGACAGCTCAGGGCATGGTTCGAGGACTTCCCGACTGACAGGATAATATTCATCTTCGACAGCTGCTACTCCGGAGGAATGACCGATTTGGCCGCCGAGGGCAGGATAGTGGTTATGGCCTCTGGAGAGAGGGAATTCTCACTTGAGAGCTCCGAGTGGGGACACGGTCAGTTCACGTACTACTTCTTCCTTGAGGGCATCAACGAGGGCTACGCCGATGTCTACGACCACGATGGAGACCCCGCCACTCCGGACGTCACTGTTGAGGAGGCATTTGACTACACCTTCGCCAACTGCGAGCAGCAAACGCCTGTTATAGCAGATGGCTTCACCAACGATCTCCTTCCGTAA
- the tsaA gene encoding tRNA (N6-threonylcarbamoyladenosine(37)-N6)-methyltransferase TrmO gives MEFEPFKIIPVGRVRKENEKTWLEIYPEFSEAVEGLGEGDWIKLILWFHESDTPERRNVLKVHPYNNPKNPLTGVFATRSPVRPNPLAIYAVKIHRIKGNRLYIDWIDAHDGTPVADIKILVERLDCPKETPIEEWELDIGKSRQVGEINLIPRKDEHLDELEEVSPDEYNAVVVEIGPKTTVLTAKELVELIEVLEEFYDKLPVEIKDKLRRREGRSL, from the coding sequence ATGGAATTTGAGCCCTTCAAGATTATCCCCGTTGGCAGGGTCAGGAAAGAAAACGAGAAAACTTGGCTTGAAATCTATCCAGAGTTCAGCGAAGCAGTAGAGGGGCTTGGGGAGGGAGACTGGATAAAGCTCATCCTCTGGTTCCATGAAAGCGACACGCCCGAACGGAGGAACGTCTTGAAAGTTCATCCCTACAACAACCCTAAAAATCCCCTCACGGGCGTCTTCGCCACGCGCTCTCCCGTTAGGCCTAACCCCTTGGCAATTTATGCGGTCAAAATCCACAGAATAAAGGGAAACAGGTTGTACATAGACTGGATAGACGCCCACGATGGGACGCCGGTAGCGGACATCAAGATACTCGTGGAGAGACTCGACTGTCCAAAGGAGACCCCAATCGAGGAGTGGGAGCTCGACATCGGGAAATCGCGGCAGGTGGGAGAGATAAACCTGATTCCGAGGAAGGACGAGCACCTCGACGAGCTTGAGGAAGTTTCTCCAGATGAATACAACGCCGTAGTGGTCGAAATCGGACCGAAGACGACGGTTCTAACTGCAAAAGAACTCGTGGAACTCATTGAAGTGTTGGAGGAGTTCTACGACAAACTGCCCGTGGAAATTAAAGACAAGCTCAGAAGACGTGAAGGGCGCTCGCTTTGA
- the wtpC gene encoding tungstate ABC transporter ATP-binding protein WtpC yields the protein MLEVKSISKDWKEFKLREITFGVEAGEYFIILGPSGAGKTVLLEIIAGIMEPDSGKVILDGKDVTDWPPERRSLAYIPQNYALFPHMSVYDNIAFGLKLRRLPKGEIERKVRDIAEVLGIDHLLHRKPKTLSGGESQRVAIARALVIEPKLLLLDEPFANLDVQTRAKLIGEMKRWRKELGFTALHVTHSFEEAVSLGDRVGVMLSGRLVQVGSIREVFSRPANEEVARFLGFENLIEGFAEGRKLRTNGLEIELPVEVHGKVRVGLRPEDIILSLEPIRTSARNEFKATIEAVEELGPLVRVRLRAKGLELSAFITRSSMLEMGIGKGKEVWVSFKASALHVF from the coding sequence ATGCTGGAAGTTAAATCAATCTCCAAGGACTGGAAGGAGTTCAAGCTTAGAGAGATAACCTTCGGCGTGGAGGCGGGCGAGTACTTCATAATACTGGGCCCGAGCGGGGCTGGAAAGACCGTCCTGCTGGAAATTATAGCAGGCATAATGGAGCCCGATTCCGGAAAGGTGATCCTCGATGGGAAGGATGTGACAGACTGGCCCCCCGAAAGGAGGAGTTTAGCTTATATCCCGCAGAACTATGCCCTCTTTCCCCACATGAGCGTTTACGACAACATAGCCTTTGGCCTGAAGTTAAGAAGGCTTCCTAAGGGGGAGATTGAAAGGAAAGTGAGAGACATAGCGGAGGTCCTCGGCATAGACCACCTCCTCCATAGGAAGCCGAAAACGCTGAGCGGCGGAGAGAGCCAGCGCGTCGCCATAGCGAGGGCCTTGGTGATTGAACCGAAGCTTCTCCTCCTCGACGAGCCCTTCGCCAACCTCGACGTCCAGACGAGGGCTAAGCTCATAGGGGAGATGAAGCGCTGGCGTAAAGAGCTCGGCTTCACGGCCCTACACGTTACCCACTCCTTTGAAGAAGCCGTCAGTCTGGGTGATAGAGTTGGAGTGATGCTTTCGGGGAGACTCGTGCAGGTGGGAAGCATTAGGGAGGTCTTCTCAAGGCCAGCTAACGAGGAGGTCGCCCGCTTCCTCGGCTTCGAGAACCTCATCGAGGGCTTTGCCGAGGGGAGGAAGCTCAGAACTAACGGTCTTGAGATAGAGCTCCCGGTTGAGGTGCATGGCAAGGTTCGCGTTGGTCTAAGACCGGAGGACATAATCCTGTCGCTTGAGCCCATAAGAACATCCGCGAGGAACGAGTTCAAAGCCACCATTGAAGCCGTTGAGGAGCTTGGGCCTCTCGTCAGGGTGAGGCTCAGGGCCAAGGGATTGGAGCTGAGCGCCTTTATAACCCGCTCATCCATGCTCGAGATGGGGATAGGGAAGGGAAAGGAAGTCTGGGTGAGCTTCAAAGCGAGCGCCCTTCACGTCTTCTGA
- the wtpB gene encoding tungstate ABC transporter permease WtpB, translated as MKRDYTVAFFALMGSFIVLYIAIPLIVIFLKQASDWGMLVKTLHDELVIKALKNSLLTATATALISLLFGVPLGYVLARKDFKGKSLVQAIVDVPIVIPHSVVGIMLLVTFSSAILDSYAGIIAAMLFVSAPFAINAARDGFLAVDEELEHVARTLGASRLRAFFSIALPMAFPAIASGAIMTWARAISEVGAILIVAYYPKTAQVLVMEYFNNYGLRASRPISVILIVMSLTIFVVLRWLVGRRANAGS; from the coding sequence ATGAAGCGCGACTACACGGTGGCGTTCTTTGCCCTCATGGGGAGCTTCATAGTGCTCTACATTGCAATTCCCCTAATTGTGATTTTCCTTAAGCAGGCCTCCGACTGGGGGATGCTCGTAAAGACGCTCCACGACGAACTCGTCATAAAGGCCCTCAAGAACTCCCTGCTAACGGCAACCGCGACCGCGTTAATATCACTCCTCTTCGGCGTTCCTCTCGGCTACGTCTTGGCTAGAAAGGACTTCAAAGGTAAAAGCCTCGTTCAGGCCATAGTTGATGTTCCAATCGTTATTCCCCATTCTGTCGTCGGTATAATGCTCCTGGTAACCTTCTCGAGCGCCATTCTTGACAGCTACGCCGGAATAATAGCGGCGATGCTCTTCGTTTCAGCTCCCTTCGCGATAAACGCCGCGCGCGATGGATTTTTGGCAGTGGATGAAGAGCTGGAGCACGTCGCGAGAACCCTCGGCGCTTCGAGGCTTAGGGCCTTCTTCTCAATAGCCCTCCCAATGGCGTTTCCAGCCATAGCGAGCGGCGCGATAATGACCTGGGCCAGGGCCATAAGCGAGGTCGGAGCGATTTTGATAGTCGCCTACTATCCCAAGACCGCCCAGGTTCTGGTCATGGAGTACTTCAACAACTACGGGCTGAGGGCATCGAGGCCCATTTCGGTGATACTCATAGTCATGAGCCTCACCATATTTGTGGTACTTAGATGGCTCGTGGGGAGGAGGGCAAATGCTGGAAGTTAA
- the wtpA gene encoding tungstate ABC transporter substrate-binding protein WtpA, which produces MRWKGILLMAVLILSVVAAGCISGDGSETSTSGPKEATLIVFHAGSLSVPFQQLEEEFAKYAEENLGYKVTFQDEASGSVAAVRKVTDLGKKADIVAVADYTLIPQLMIPNYTDFYVIFATNEIVIAFTDKSKYADEINSDNWYEILSRDDVSFGFSDPNQDPCGYRSVMVMKLADYYYGKPIFETLVEKNTNIYFNGTHIVAPKEIQIKNDRVVIRPKETDLTALVESGSLDYYFIYKSVAEQHGLKYIELPNEINLKDFKMADYYGKVQIYIGSTEKVIQAKPIVYGVTVPKEAPNRELAMEFLKYLLSEKGKEVFQKNYQDFIWPPVAFGNVPDEIKDMVTVEG; this is translated from the coding sequence ATGAGGTGGAAGGGCATTCTCTTAATGGCTGTTCTCATCCTTTCAGTGGTCGCCGCGGGATGTATAAGCGGCGATGGCTCTGAAACTTCGACCTCTGGACCTAAGGAGGCGACGCTGATAGTCTTCCACGCCGGCTCGCTCAGCGTTCCGTTCCAGCAGTTAGAGGAAGAGTTCGCAAAGTACGCAGAGGAGAACCTCGGATATAAGGTAACTTTTCAGGATGAGGCCAGCGGAAGTGTTGCGGCCGTCAGGAAGGTCACGGACCTCGGTAAGAAGGCCGACATAGTCGCCGTCGCCGACTACACCCTCATACCCCAGCTGATGATACCCAACTACACCGACTTTTACGTCATCTTTGCCACCAATGAGATAGTCATAGCCTTCACCGACAAGAGCAAGTACGCTGACGAGATAAACTCCGACAACTGGTATGAGATTCTCTCAAGGGACGACGTTTCCTTCGGCTTCAGCGACCCGAACCAGGACCCCTGCGGTTACAGGAGCGTTATGGTCATGAAGCTCGCCGATTACTACTATGGCAAGCCAATCTTTGAGACCCTCGTCGAGAAGAACACCAACATTTACTTCAACGGTACCCACATCGTGGCCCCGAAGGAGATTCAGATTAAGAACGACCGCGTCGTCATAAGGCCTAAGGAGACAGACCTCACAGCACTGGTTGAGAGCGGCTCCCTTGATTACTACTTCATCTACAAGAGCGTGGCCGAGCAGCACGGCCTCAAGTACATCGAGCTCCCCAACGAGATAAACCTCAAGGACTTCAAGATGGCAGACTACTACGGCAAGGTTCAAATTTACATTGGCTCAACAGAGAAAGTTATCCAGGCAAAGCCCATCGTTTACGGCGTCACCGTCCCCAAGGAAGCCCCCAACAGGGAGCTGGCGATGGAGTTCCTCAAGTACCTCCTGAGCGAGAAGGGTAAGGAGGTATTCCAGAAGAACTATCAGGACTTCATATGGCCGCCGGTAGCTTTCGGCAACGTGCCCGACGAAATCAAGGACATGGTCACGGTTGAGGGATGA
- a CDS encoding HD family hydrolase: MLDLFFEAGNLKRLPRTGWLLRGVSNPESIADHSYRVVLITLFLADSLRERGVDIDVERALKIAILHDLAEARITDIPLTAQYYLDKKRAETRAAMEIFIKAGPKARDYFELFREYEEGLSLEGRLVKFADKLEMLIQALEYEEAGFRNLDEFWSALDDLRKSEFYEHFRDLVEGLAARRKQKC, encoded by the coding sequence ATGCTCGATCTGTTTTTTGAGGCCGGCAACCTGAAGAGGCTCCCCAGAACCGGGTGGCTCCTTCGGGGAGTTTCGAATCCCGAAAGCATAGCCGACCACAGCTATCGGGTCGTTCTGATAACCCTCTTTCTCGCCGACTCGCTGAGGGAGAGGGGAGTGGATATAGACGTTGAGCGGGCCCTTAAGATAGCGATCCTCCACGACCTTGCCGAGGCGAGGATAACGGACATACCACTGACTGCCCAGTACTACCTCGACAAGAAGAGGGCCGAGACGAGGGCCGCGATGGAGATTTTCATCAAGGCCGGTCCTAAGGCCAGAGACTACTTCGAGCTTTTCAGGGAGTACGAGGAGGGCCTTAGCTTGGAGGGCAGGTTAGTTAAGTTCGCCGATAAACTCGAGATGCTGATCCAGGCGCTTGAGTACGAGGAGGCCGGCTTCAGGAACCTCGACGAATTCTGGAGTGCCCTGGATGACCTCAGGAAAAGCGAGTTCTATGAACATTTCCGGGATCTGGTCGAGGGACTCGCCGCTCGACGTAAACAGAAATGTTAA
- a CDS encoding GTP-binding protein yields MPKRVKLGHHYYYIVTVDELHAGGFRGKNVVIEGTIEDKPLIEFLPMELPGYRTTFKVSGIRIEFSGSPCLGKGEWVRVYGRFLGDCIIASAIETEKAVFTTED; encoded by the coding sequence ATGCCCAAAAGGGTCAAGCTGGGTCACCATTACTATTACATCGTTACCGTTGATGAGCTCCATGCCGGTGGTTTCAGGGGTAAGAACGTTGTTATAGAGGGCACCATCGAGGACAAACCCCTAATTGAGTTCCTTCCTATGGAACTTCCGGGATACAGAACCACGTTCAAAGTTTCTGGCATCAGGATAGAGTTCTCCGGAAGCCCCTGCCTGGGCAAGGGGGAGTGGGTGAGGGTTTACGGAAGGTTCTTGGGTGACTGCATAATAGCGAGTGCGATAGAGACCGAAAAAGCGGTTTTCACTACGGAGGATTGA
- a CDS encoding Era-like GTP-binding protein — protein MIKVAIIGAENVGKSTLMNALIGGRISEVENLPGTTKGIIRRRFGKLKIPKSMKNPLGGADEFVLIDTAGLFDPQREFRGKVLSEEKFREILNEILSSDIVIHMVDAQYGLHRGMEKLHHLLKMRHEKPIIVVINKIDLVPAERVEELRKIIKKRLEQDAIPLSLVTYKGFNDLLKALAYYAQYVR, from the coding sequence ATGATAAAGGTTGCGATTATCGGTGCCGAGAATGTTGGCAAGTCAACCCTCATGAACGCGCTCATCGGTGGTAGAATCTCAGAGGTCGAGAACCTTCCAGGAACGACGAAGGGCATAATAAGGCGCCGCTTCGGCAAGCTGAAGATACCGAAGAGCATGAAAAACCCGCTCGGAGGGGCGGATGAGTTCGTTTTGATAGACACCGCCGGCCTCTTCGACCCCCAGAGGGAGTTCAGGGGGAAGGTCCTCAGCGAGGAGAAGTTCAGAGAGATTTTGAATGAAATCCTATCTTCCGATATCGTCATCCACATGGTGGATGCCCAGTACGGTCTTCACAGGGGCATGGAGAAGCTCCACCACCTCCTCAAGATGCGTCACGAGAAGCCAATAATAGTCGTCATCAACAAAATCGACCTCGTTCCAGCCGAGAGGGTTGAAGAGCTGAGGAAGATAATAAAGAAGCGCCTCGAGCAGGATGCCATTCCGCTCTCGCTTGTAACCTACAAGGGCTTCAACGACCTGCTGAAGGCATTGGCCTATTACGCCCAATACGTCAGATGA
- a CDS encoding secondary thiamine-phosphate synthase enzyme YjbQ, with translation MLFEIEVPTKERFQIIDITREIQHVVWRSDVTSGIVVVFTKHTTTGLLINENEERLLQDIKAKMKELVPKGTGYGHDTIDSNAHSHIRASLFLSPEVVVPIDEGELLLGTWQRILFVELDGPRRRKVLVKICKC, from the coding sequence ATGCTCTTCGAGATTGAGGTTCCTACTAAGGAAAGGTTTCAGATAATAGACATAACCAGGGAGATCCAGCACGTAGTATGGAGGAGTGATGTGACGAGCGGCATAGTGGTGGTTTTCACAAAGCACACCACCACGGGCCTGTTAATCAATGAAAACGAGGAGAGGCTTCTTCAGGACATAAAGGCAAAGATGAAGGAGCTTGTCCCTAAAGGCACTGGCTACGGTCACGACACCATCGACAGCAACGCCCACTCCCACATCAGGGCGAGCCTTTTCCTGAGCCCTGAGGTTGTCGTGCCTATAGACGAAGGGGAGCTCCTCCTTGGAACTTGGCAGAGGATTCTTTTCGTCGAGCTCGACGGCCCGAGGCGTAGGAAGGTGCTCGTTAAGATATGCAAGTGCTGA